In the Quercus lobata isolate SW786 chromosome 5, ValleyOak3.0 Primary Assembly, whole genome shotgun sequence genome, one interval contains:
- the LOC115991088 gene encoding probable transcription factor KAN4, with protein MKRFEGESSHKGSSFSSLVNEEYLSKSSHIMRLSKRYAIEKLPELSLKSPPVVRPYVRSKMPRLRWTPDLHLCFVHAVERLGGEDRATPRMVLQIMNVNGLTLSHVKSHLQMYRSMKHEQMLEGGAETAKNETMQVFPNSNFLSCLEQSNCQQKDKGLVDNNSLQFTSNEGTHCNGDRTLKNTTIPNQWLMKQDVGNIGKDVTEPLSYQETTSKAWEKKPKSYIIFKDLLKSYATQGRNEQKGVLLGTVSGCKSNHQALEIFTGNTERVNDCKMSLSMNSKAPQSLLKLNKSADVNDVSLDLTLA; from the exons ATGAAGAGATTTGAAGGTGAGAGCTCACACAAAGGGTCTTCATTCTCTTCTCTTGTTAATGAAGAATATCTTTCAAAATCATCTCATATCATGAGACTTTCTAAGCGATACGCCATTGAGAAATTGCCGGAGTTAAGCTTGAAATCGCCCCCTGTAGTTAGGCCATATGTTCGATCCAAAATGCCTCGGCTCCGGTGGACACCTGATCTTCATCTCTGCTTTGTGCATGCAGTTGAAAGGCTTGGAGGAGAAGACA GAGCTACTCCAAGGATGGTTTTACAAATAATGAACGTGAATGGCCTTACCCTATCTCACGTAAAGAGCCATCTTCAG ATGTACAGGAGCATGAAGCATGAGCAGATGCTAGAAG GAGGAGCAGAGACAGCAAAGAATGAAACAATGCAGGTTTTCCCTAATTCAAATTTCTTATCATGCTTAGAGCAAAGCAATTGCCAACAGAAGGACAAGGGATTGGTTGATAACAACTCATTACAGTTCACAAGCAACGAAGGAACTCATTGCAATGGAGATCGTACTCTCAAGAATACAACCATACCAAACCAATg GTTGATGAAGCAAGACGTGGGGAATATTGGAAAGGATGTAACTGAGCCGCTATCATACCAAGAAACAACAAGCAAAGCATGGGAGAAGAAGCCAAAGTCTTACATCATCTTCAAGGATCTGCTCAAGAGCTACGCTACTCAA GGAAGGAATGAGCAGAAGGGAGTGTTACTAGGTACTGTTTCCGGTTGCAAGAGCAATCATCAAGCATTAGAAATATTTACAGGGAATACAGAGCGAGTGAATGATTGCAAAATGTCTTTATCAATGAACTCAAAAGCGCCCCAGTCACTGTTGAAGCTGAACAAAAGTGCCGATGTCAATGATGTCTCTCttgatcttactcttgcttaA